The following are encoded together in the Lactuca sativa cultivar Salinas chromosome 1, Lsat_Salinas_v11, whole genome shotgun sequence genome:
- the LOC111876174 gene encoding uncharacterized acetyltransferase At3g50280 — protein MEPPTVKIVSDCFVKPKFVSEEAKKPIYLSPWDLPMINANYIQKGLLFPRPENQDFSITTFLEELKDSLSATLTHFHPLAARLATVKQENPPSLIVFLNPKNSPGARFIHSSVNLTVADILTPVDVPVIVQSFFDHHKAIDHDGHEMSLLSIQVTELTDGIFIGCSMNHMVVDGTSYWLFFNSWSEVFRSKAYKNGDLIPIISRPPVMQRWIPEGSDPIITLPFTHEDEFIDRPNRPLLRERIFHVSSASLSKLKAKANSECNTTKISSLQALSAVVWRCVTRARRLPADQKTGCSLAFNNRHRLSPPLPETYFGNSIYVVRGVATAGELHDHGAGWAAWRLHEAVVNHDDKAIREFVGSWIKNPFVLKMSQLFDANSVQMGSSPRFDMYGNEFGLGKGVAVLSGYANKFDGKVTLYEGREGGGSMDLEVCLLPENMAAFECDEEFMNVVNGLL, from the coding sequence atggaACCCCCAACTGTAAAGATCGTCTCAGATTGCTTCGTCAAACCAAAATTTGTATCAGAAGAGGCTAAGAAACCCATTTACTTGTCACCATGGGATCTACCGATGATAAATGCAAATTACATCCAAAAGGGTCTGCTTTTCCCCCGGCCGGAAAATCAAGATTTCTCCATAACCACATTCTTGGAGGAGCTTAAAGACTCTCTCTCCGCCACTCTTACTCATTTCCACCCACTCGCCGCCCGTTTAGCCACCGTAAAACAAGAAAACCCACCTTCCCTTATTGTGTTCTTGAACCCTAAGAATAGCCCTGGAGCCAGATTTATCCATTCGTCTGTTAATTTAACGGTGGCGGATATACTTACGCCGGTCGATGTCCCGGTGATTGTTCAATCGTTTTTCGATCACCACAAAGCTATCGATCACGACGGACATGAAATGTCGTTGCTGTCTATTCAGGTGACGGAACTCACCGACGGAATATTCATCGGCTGCTCGATGAATCACATGGTTGTTGACGGAACCTCCTACTGGCTTTTCTTCAACTCCTGGTCAGAAGTTTTCAGATCTAAAGCATATAAAAATGGTGATTTGATTCCCATCATCTCACGTCCTCCTGTTATGCAAAGATGGATCCCGGAAGGATCCGACCCGATCATCACCCTCCCATTTACCCATGAAGATGAATTCATCGATAGACCCAATCGTCCATTGTTAAGAGAGAGAATATTCCATGTTTCTTCGGCTTCTCTCTCTAAGCTAAAAGCGAAAGCTAACTCAGAGTGCAATACAACCAAGATTTCATCGTTACAGGCCCTCTCAGCCGTTGTCTGGAGGTGCGTGACGCGTGCACGGCGGTTACCGGCAGACCAGAAAACCGGTTGCAGTTTGGCCTTTAACAACAGACACAGGCTATCTCCGCCTTTACCTGAAACTTACTTTGGTAACTCGATTTATGTAGTTAGAGGAGTAGCGACGGCGGGGGAGTTGCACGATCACGGTGCCGGGTGGGCGGCATGGCGGTTGCACGAAGCGGTGGTTAATCATGACGATAAAGCGATCAGGGAATTTGTGGGTTCGTGGATAAAGAATCCGTTTGTGCTTAAAATGAGTCAGCTTTTTGATGCGAACAGCGTACAGATGGGGAGCTCGCCGAGATTTGATATGTACGGAAATGAATTCGGGTTAGGGAAAGGAGTGGCGGTTCTGAGCGGGTATGCTAATAAATTCGACGGGAAAGTGACGTTGTATGAAGGACGGGAGGGCGGAGGAAGCATGGATCTAGAAGTCTGCTTGTTGCCGGAAAACATGGCTGCTTTTGAATGTGATGAAGAGTTCATGAATGTTGTTAATGGCCTTTTATAA
- the LOC128127043 gene encoding uncharacterized protein LOC128127043 has product MPRSFRTGTPVPVDFEIEKYAKQRRKQARLLKKQQQSGASSSNPPTTSSPTSKSITPPSSPTHTVADNHGGNQNPPHPPPEQTIRQWVTQDVTQQPLCVNYPAAINFELKSGLIHLLPLFCGLENEDPHKFLKEFHVVCVGMKPHEVAEDQIKLSTFPFALQDSAKEWLYDLPSGSVTTWNELARMFLDKYFPEIRASALRRETIGINQQKREALHTYWERFKKLCSRCPQHGITEYQLLQYFCEGMSSWDRRLLNASSGGSIADKTPTEIRVLIKNMAEESKHTVQEEEWYSDAPRGVKEISTPKIESQLSELTKVVMMLAKDKGVQPPTVRPCGICTQVGHPTDMCPQLQEEDYEEAKAMKGFLGSSQRVYEQPRGDQRWNNNQGWGGNQQGNYQPSQPHQYQQRLPFPPQNFQPRQPQHPPQQFIKYVFRGHSEKFDNYKLESQGKLSAQTEANPRHNVCAITLRGGKSYDGPKLSVDQKEEEIVVEEATKEEKEEERTIEKKPFITESKATPAPFPERLKSTKKEREENEIMQMFKRVQINIPLLEVIKQVPRYARFLKDLCVSKKKLKGNQVVTVGEHVSVVLQKRMPPK; this is encoded by the exons atgccaagATCTTTTCGCACAGGTACACCTGTACCGGTTGATTTCGAGATAGAGAAATATGCTAAACAAAGAAGGAAGCAAGCCAGACTTTTAAAGAAACAACAACAATCTGGAGCTTCTTCATCAAATCCACCAACCACATCCTCTCCAACATCCAAAAGTATCACCCCACCATCTTCACCTACTCATACCGTGGCAGACAACCATGGAGGAAATCAAAATCCTCCACACCCACCACCTGAACAAACCATTAGACAATGGGTCACACAAGATGTCACCCAACAACCTTTATGCGTAAATTACCCTGCAGCAATCAACTTTGAACTCAAGTCTGGACTCATCCATTTGTTACCCTTATTCTGTGGTCTTGAGAATGAAGACCCAcataaattccttaaggaatttcatGTTGTTTGTGTGGGTATGAAGCCACATGAAGTCGCAGAAGATCAAATCAAGTTAAGTACATTCCCCTTTGCTTTACAAGATTCAGCCAAAGAGTGGTTGTATGACTTACCATCGGGGTCAGTCACAACATGGAATGAACTTGCAAGGATGTTTCTGGAtaaatattttccagaaataaGAGCTTCAGCTTTACGCAGAGAGACAATTGGTATCAATCAACAAAAGAGAGAAGCTTTGCATACTTATTGGGAAAGGTTCAAGAAATTGTGCTCAAGATGTCCACAACATGGGATTACAGAATATCAGTTGTTGCAGTATTTTTGTGAAGGAATGTCATCTTGGGATAGGAGATTACTCAATGCATCAAGTGGTGGATCTATAGCTGATAAGACTCCAACAGAAATCAGAGTTCTTATCAAGAACATGGCAGAAGAGTCCAAGCACACAgtccaagaagaagaatggtacaGTGATGCACCAAGAGGAGTGAAAGAAATTTCTACCCCAAAAATTGAAAGTCAACTTTCCGAGTTGACTAAGGTAGTAATGATGCTTGCAAAGGACAAGGGCGTGCAACCACCAACAGTTAGACCTTGTGGTATTTGTACACAAGTTGGACATCCAACCGACATGTGCCCTCAACTTCAAGAGGAAGATTATGAAGAAGCAAAAGCCATGAAAGGTTTTCTTGGATCTAGTCAAAGGGTATATGAGCAACCACGAGGTGATCAAAGATGGAACAACAATCAAGGTTGGGGAGGAAATCAACAAGGGAACTATCAACCAAGTCAACCACATCAATACCAACAAAGACTACCTTTTCCACCACAAAACTTTCAGCCAAGGCAACCACAACACCCTCCTCAACAATTCATCAAGTATGTCTTTAGAGGACATAGTGAAAAGTTTGACAACTA CAAACTAGAATCTCAAGGAAAGTTGTCTGCCCAAACTGAAGCAAACCCAAGGCACAATGTGTGTGCCATCACATTGAGAGGCGGGAAGAGCTATGATGGTCCAAAATTGTCGGTTGATCAAAAGGAAGAAGAAATAGTAGTTGAAGAGGCGACCAAAGAAGAGAAGGAGGAAGAGAGAACAATCGAAAAGAAGCCCTTCATCACTGAGTCTAAAGCCACACCTGCTCCATTTCCCGAAAGATTAAAGAGCACGAAGAAAGAACGGGAGGAGAATGAGATCATGcaaatgttcaagagagttcaaatCAACATTCCACTCCTCGAGGTCATCAAGCAGGTACCTAGATACGCAAGGTTCCTTAAGGATCTTTGTGTatctaaaaagaaattaaaaggaaaTCAAGTCGTAACAGTTGGGGAGCATGTATCCGTGGTTTTGCAAAAGAGGATGCCCCCGAAGTGA
- the LOC111876306 gene encoding uncharacterized protein LOC111876306, which translates to MFCYFAISCGVSDGCFFFAELSLLEKDIFKKVGGKESKSVKILVECGVKNGTPVPVDFEIEKYAKQRRKQARLLKKQQQSGASSSNPPTTSSPTSKSITPPSSPTHTMADNHGGNQNPPHPPPEQTIRQWVTQDVTQQPLCVNYPAAINFELKSGLIHLLPLFCGLENEDPHKFLKEFHVVCVGMKPHEVAEDQIKLSTFPFALQDSAKEWLYDLPSGSVTTWNELARMFLDKYFPEIRASALRRETIGINQQKREALHTYWERFKKLCSRCPQHGITEYQLLQYFCEGMSSWDRRLLNASSGGSIADKTPTEIRVLIKNMAEESKHTVQEEEWYSDAPRGVKEISTPKIESQLSELTKVVMMLAKDKGVQPPTVRPCGICTQVGHPTDMCPQLQEEDYEEAKAMKGFLGSSQRVYEQPRGDQRWNNNQGWGGNQQGNYQPSQPHQYQQRLPFPPQNFQPRQPQHPPQQFIKYVFRGHSEKFDNYKLESQGKLSAQTEANPRHNVCAITLRGGKSYDGPKLSVDQKEEEIVVEEATKEEKEEERTIEKKPFITESKATPAPFPERLKSTKKEREENEIMQMFKRVQINIPLLEVIKQVPRYARFLKDLCVSKKKLKGNQVVTVGEHVSVVLQKRMPPK; encoded by the exons ATGTTTTGCTACTTTGCCATTTCATGTGGTGTTTCTGATGGGTGTTTTTTCTTTGCTGAGCTGAGCCTTTTGGAAAAAGACATTTTCAAAAAAGTTGGAGGAAAAGAGAGTAAAAGTGTAAAGATTCTGGTTGAATGTGGAGTAAAAAATG GTACACCTGTACCGGTTGATTTCGAGATAGAGAAATATGCTAAACAAAGAAGGAAGCAAGCCAGACTTTTAAAGAAACAACAACAATCTGGAGCTTCTTCATCAAATCCACCAACCACATCCTCTCCAACATCCAAAAGTATCACCCCACCATCTTCACCTACTCATACCATGGCAGACAACCATGGAGGAAATCAAAATCCTCCACACCCACCACCTGAACAAACCATTAGACAATGGGTCACACAAGATGTCACCCAACAACCTTTATGCGTAAATTACCCTGCAGCAATCAACTTTGAACTCAAGTCTGGACTCATCCATTTGTTACCCTTATTCTGTGGTCTTGAGAATGAAGACCCAcataaattccttaaggaatttcatGTTGTTTGTGTGGGTATGAAGCCACATGAAGTCGCAGAAGATCAAATCAAGTTAAGTACATTCCCCTTTGCTTTACAAGATTCAGCCAAAGAGTGGTTGTATGACTTACCATCGGGGTCAGTCACAACATGGAATGAACTTGCAAGGATGTTTCTGGAtaaatattttccagaaataaGAGCTTCAGCTTTACGCAGAGAGACAATTGGTATCAATCAACAAAAGAGAGAAGCTTTGCATACTTATTGGGAAAGGTTCAAGAAATTGTGCTCAAGATGTCCACAACATGGGATTACAGAATATCAGTTGTTGCAGTATTTTTGTGAAGGAATGTCATCTTGGGATAGGAGATTACTCAATGCATCAAGTGGTGGATCTATAGCTGATAAGACTCCAACAGAAATCAGAGTTCTTATCAAGAACATGGCAGAAGAGTCCAAGCACACAgtccaagaagaagaatggtacaGTGATGCACCAAGAGGAGTGAAAGAAATTTCTACCCCAAAAATTGAAAGTCAACTTTCCGAGTTGACTAAGGTAGTAATGATGCTTGCAAAGGACAAGGGCGTGCAACCACCAACAGTTAGACCTTGTGGTATTTGTACACAAGTTGGACATCCAACCGACATGTGCCCTCAACTTCAAGAGGAAGATTATGAAGAAGCAAAAGCCATGAAAGGTTTTCTTGGATCTAGTCAAAGGGTATATGAGCAACCACGAGGTGATCAAAGATGGAACAACAATCAAGGTTGGGGAGGAAATCAACAAGGGAACTATCAACCAAGTCAACCACATCAATACCAACAAAGACTACCTTTTCCACCACAAAACTTTCAGCCAAGGCAACCACAACACCCTCCTCAACAATTCATCAAGTATGTCTTTAGAGGACATAGTGAAAAGTTTGACAACTA CAAACTAGAATCTCAAGGAAAGTTGTCTGCCCAAACTGAAGCAAACCCAAGGCACAATGTGTGTGCCATCACATTGAGAGGCGGGAAGAGCTATGATGGTCCAAAATTGTCGGTTGATCAAAAGGAAGAAGAAATAGTAGTTGAAGAGGCGACCAAAGAAGAGAAGGAGGAAGAGAGAACAATCGAAAAGAAGCCCTTCATCACTGAGTCTAAAGCCACACCTGCTCCATTTCCCGAAAGATTAAAGAGCACGAAGAAAGAACGGGAGGAGAATGAGATCATGcaaatgttcaagagagttcaaatCAACATTCCACTCCTCGAGGTCATCAAGCAGGTACCTAGATACGCAAGGTTCCTTAAGGATCTTTGTGTatctaaaaagaaattaaaaggaaaTCAAGTCGTAACAGTTGGGGAGCATGTATCCGTGGTTTTGCAAAAGAGGATGCCCCCGAAGTGA